One segment of Lachancea thermotolerans CBS 6340 chromosome E complete sequence DNA contains the following:
- the COX20 gene encoding Cox20p (similar to uniprot|Q04935 Saccharomyces cerevisiae YDR231C COX20 Mitochondrial inner membrane protein required for proteolytic processing of Cox2p and its assembly into cytochrome c oxidase) — protein sequence MVWPFSRRQNGSQDREPEAGPEINSKASGKKYLLEDTKPRFANESQSQYANAQEQATLRKAWETVDWQDFSFERLVRIPCFRDAGMTGFTSMFVLGSVMFLYHKNPSKAANWSVGGLMLGSIVGWEQCRLRRKNSFHTAQMAKSTVAAKEKPMLHTPVNDDRVKKEWEGHTSASTAKKPWYKFW from the coding sequence ATGGTTTGGCCCTTCTCCAGGAGGCAGAATGGATCTCAAGATAGGGAACCTGAGGCTGGCCCCGAAATTAACTCAAAAGCGAGCGGTAAAAAGTACCTTTTAGAAGACACCAAGCCTCGGTTCGCCAATGAATCGCAGAGCCAATATGCAAATGCTCAGGAACAGGCGACCCTGCGCAAGGCGTGGGAAACCGTCGACTGGCAAGACTTTTCTTTTGAGAGGTTGGTGCGTATCCCCTGCTTTCGGGATGCCGGCATGACGGGGTTTACCAGCATGTTCGTGCTGGGAAGTGTCATGTTCTTGTACCATAAAAATCCCAGCAAAGCTGCCAATTGGTCCGTGGGCGGCCTCATGCTGGGAAGCATAGTAGGCTGGGAGCAGTGTCGATTGAGGCGAAAGAACAGCTTCCACACTGCCCAGATGGCCAAAAGCACTGTTGCAGCTAAAGAAAAGCCCATGTTGCACACGCCAGTCAACGACGACCGTGTAAAAAAGGAGTGGGAAGGCCACACCTCTGCAAGCACTGCGAAAAAGCCGTGGTACAAGTTTTGGTGA
- the ACK1 gene encoding Ack1p (similar to uniprot|Q07622 Saccharomyces cerevisiae YDL203C Hypothetical ORF) → MAGTSKQYLYDTHINMYPPSRGGMSAQRNIANSPSRIVPYPVEDIQQPMSPVALQSAAATSPATSTHTLVGSKRSPPPPNVRYDQPFTFQNGEQNLGGTPPPDLVSGLRRFDSATANNSSTDTFQSASDVSAPPPATATAMPPPPYEETENQQFLREKLYRTASDLSSGESGQEAGSRKPLQNQPLQNQHLQNQPLPEAQGSQYRTLDQGTPRKAERALPRELQRDLSQYSDEALYFYRVYQVTVDDSPNFTPKVQMKWCETLLTYSFNTEFVSNYNINSNKLKPRLTPEEALKNQKIILEHALKVLTKLITLQYGPALYLMATLYSHQPYLDIKIQAVIVRNDAKALDYYTRAAALNESEACYRAGVCYEYQRGTPTELDKAQCLQKAVYFFDRGATQCGNTACMYKLAMLLLHGVNEKYSAQAVLQQDVKAAMHWFKKAAAESAPTNGAVGSPQAMYELAKIYERDGLQPALQERLEAAGISRDATRALQYYHRCATLCSYPLAQWRLGQCYEFGQLNLPVAANKSIAWYAKAAMAQPRGNPMAMMALSGWYLTGATGVLKPNNREAYNWARKACQAADGKLARAEYALAFYSENGIGCTPSLAEAREHYERAAAAGHAKARDRLRAGDL, encoded by the coding sequence ATGGCTGGAACCAGCAAACAGTATCTCTACGATACTCATATTAACATGTATCCGCCGTCCCGTGGTGGGATGAGCGCTCAGCGCAATATTGCGAACAGCCCATCGCGCATCGTACCCTACCCCGTGGAAGACATCCAGCAGCCAATGAGCCCGGTAGCGCTGCAGTCGGCCGCAGCGACATCGCCAGCAACGTCCACACATACCCTGGTTGGATCCAAGCGCTCACCTCCTCCCCCTAACGTTCGGTACGATCAGCCATTCACATTTCAAAACGGAGAACAGAACCTCGGAGGCACCCCGCCCCCAGACCTCGTGAGCGGTTTGCGAAGGTTCGACAGCGCCACTGCGAATAACAGCTCTACTGacacttttcaaagtgCCAGCGATGTGTCGGCTCCGCCGCCAGCTACGGCCACGGCAatgccgccgccgccctACGAAGAGACAGAAAACCAACAATTTTTGCGCGAGAAGCTTTATCGCACAGCAAGCGACCTCAGTAGCGGCGAGTCGGGACAGGAGGCCGGATCCAGAAAGCCCCTGCAGAACCAGCCCCTGCAGAACCAGCACCTGCAGAACCAACCCCTGCCTGAAGCGCAAGGCAGCCAATACCGAACCCTGGACCAGGGAACACCCCGTAAGGCAGAGCGCGCTCTACCCCGGGAACTACAACGTGATCTGTCTCAGTACAGTGACGAAGCGCTTTACTTTTATCGTGTTTACCAGGTGACGGTCGACGATTCGCCAAACTTCACACCCAAGGTGCAGATGAAGTGGTGCGAAACACTGTTAACCTACTCCTTCAATACAGAATTTGTTTCAAATTACAAcatcaacagcaacaagctcaagccGCGCCTTACTCCCGAGGAAGCACTGAAAAACCAGAAAATCATTCTAGAGCATGCGCTCAAAGTGCTCACCAAGTTAATAACACTTCAGTACGGTCCCGCGCTCTACCTCATGGCTACGCTATACTCTCATCAACCATACCTCGACATCAAGATCCAGGCAGTGATTGTGCGAAATGACGCGAAAGCCCTCGATTACTACACTCGCGCCGCGGCACTGAACGAGTCAGAGGCGTGCTATCGTGCGGGCGTTTGCTACGAGTACCAGCGCGGAACGCCTACGGAGCTCGACAAGGCACAATGCCTCCAGAAAGCGGTATATTTCTTTGACCGCGGCGCAACACAATGTGGCAACACCGCATGCATGTATAAGCTGGCCATGCTCCTGCTGCATGGGGTTAACGAAAAGTATAGTGCGCAGGCAGTCCTGCAGCAGGACGTGAAGGCAGCGATGCACTGGTTCAAAAAGGCCGCGGCCGAAAGTGCCCCCACGAACGGCGCTGTGGGTTCGCCCCAGGCGATGTATGAGCTGGCCAAGATATACGAACGAGATGGCTTGCAGCCTGCGTTGCAAGAGCGGCTGGAGGCCGCCGGTATCTCGCGCGACGCCACACGCGCCTTACAGTACTACCACCGCTGCGCGACGCTGTGCTCCTATCCGCTGGCGCAGTGGCGCCTGGGCCAGTGCTACGAGTTCGGCCAACTGAATCTACCAGTGGCTGCCAACAAGTCTATAGCCTGGTACGCGAAAGCCGCGATGGCTCAACCGCGCGGCAACCCTATGGCTATGATGGCTCTGAGCGGCTGGTACCTCACAGGCGCTACAGGCGTGCTAAAGCCCAACAATCGCGAAGCATACAACTGGGCGCGCAAAGCCTGCCAGGCTGCGGACGGCAAACTCGCTCGAGCAGAATATGCATTGGCTTTTTACTCCGAGAATGGCATCGGCTGTACGCCGAGCCTGGCGGAAGCGCGCGAACACTATGagcgcgcagcagcagcaggccACGCGAAGGCCCGGGACCGCCTGCGAGCCGGCGACCTGTAG
- the HEM1 gene encoding 5-aminolevulinate synthase (similar to uniprot|P09950 Saccharomyces cerevisiae YDR232W HEM1 5-aminolevulinate synthase catalyzes the first step in the heme biosynthetic pathway an N-terminal signal sequence is required for localization to the mitochondrial matrix expression is regulated by Hap2p- Hap3p), which translates to MDSIARQSAKLCPFVSRATSSLRNVQTLQQGNISAMAQRCPFMGQAMQKAHLTTSAAAGAAAAAPAAQEASRAAGKDQSSVMADRATQEAKFDYEGLFEQDLQKKRLDKSYRFFNNINRLAKEFPMAHRQQEEDKVTVWCSNDYLALSKNQQVVDVMKRTLDKYGAGAGGTRNIAGHNQHALRLEAEVAALHKKEGALVFSSCFVANDAVISLLGQKLKDLVIFSDELNHASMIVGIKHASTTKHIFKHNDLEHLEELLAMYPKSTPKLIAFESVYSMSGSVADINKICDLAEKYGALTFLDEVHAVGLYGPHGAGVAEHCDFESHRSSGIASPAHQTVMDRVDMITGTLGKSFGTVGGYVAGSLRLIDWLRSYAPGFIFTTSLPPSVMAGAAEAIRYQRSHLDLRQAQQRHTAYVKQGLADLDIPVIPNPSHIVPVLVGNPDLARQASEILMDKHRIYVQAINFPTVARGTERLRITPTPGHTDDLSDILLDAVDDVFNTLQLPRVKDWKRQGGLLGVGQSDYMAEPNLWTEDQLQLSNDDLHPNVREPIIDQLEVSSGIRY; encoded by the coding sequence ATGGATTCTATCGCACGGCAGTCAGCAAAATTATGCCCGTTCGTGAGCAGGGCCACGTCTTCCTTGAGGAACGTGCAGACCTTGCAGCAGGGAAACATTAGCGCAATGGCGCAGCGCTGCCCATTTATGGGCCAGGCGATGCAGAAGGCGCACTTGACTACTTCTGCCGCAGCGGGCGCTGCAGCGGCCGCACCCGCGGCGCAGGAGGCTTCTCGCGCTGCTGGGAAGGATCAGAGCTCAGTGATGGCGGATCGGGCAACGCAGGAGGCCAAATTTGACTACGAGggcctttttgagcagGATCTCCAGAAGAAGCGGCTTGACAAGTCCTACCGgttcttcaacaatatCAACCGGCTCGCCAAGGAGTTCCCTATGGCTCACCGCCAGCAGGAGGAGGACAAGGTCACTGTTTGGTGCTCTAACGACTATCTTGCGCTGTCCAAAAACCAGCAGGTGGTGGACGTCATGAAGCGCACCCTCGACAAGTACGGGGCAGGCGCGGGCGGTACCCGTAACATTGCTGGCCATAACCAGCACGCTTTGAGACTGGAGGCGGAGGTCGCGGCTCTCCACAAGAAGGAGGGCGCACTCGTGTTTTCCTCGTGTTTCGTGGCGAACGATGCCGTCATCTCACTTCTCggccaaaagctcaaggacCTCGTGATCTTCTCAGACGAGCTCAACCACGCTTCAATGATCGTGGGCATCAAGCATGCCTCGACCACCAAGCACATCTTCAAGCACAACGACTTGGAGCATCTTGAGGAGCTCTTGGCGATGTACCCCAAGTCCACCCCCAAGCTCATTGCCTTTGAATCTGTTTACTCCATGTCCGGGTCTGTCGCcgacatcaacaagatttGCGATCTGGCCGAGAAGTATGGCGCTCTTACCTTCCTAGATGAGGTTCACGCTGTGGGCCTCTACGGCCCTCATGGTGCTGGTGTTGCCGAGCACTGTGACTTCGAGTCTCATCGTTCTTCCGGTATTGCCTCACCCGCCCACCAGACAGTTATGGACCGTGTTGATATGATCACTGGTACTCTCGGTAAGTCTTTTGGTACTGTCGGTGGCTACGTCGCCGGCTCTCTAAGATTGATTGACTGGCTTAGATCTTACGCCCCAGGCTTTATTTTTACGACTTCATTACCTCCTTCTGTCATGGCGGGTGCTGCCGAAGCTATCCGTTACCAACGCTCTCACTTGGACCTAAGACAGGCCCAGCAGAGACACACTGCTTACGTCAAGCAAGGATTGGCCGACTTGGACATCCCTGTAATTCCTAACCCATCGCACATTGTTCCTGTGTTGGTCGGAAACCCCGACCTTGCTAGACAGGCCTCCGAAATCTTGATGGACAAGCACCGCATCTACGTGCAGGCTATTAACTTCCCAACAGTCGCTCGGGGAACGGAGAGATTGAGAATCACTCCTACCCCAGGCCACACCGACGATCTGTCAGACATTCTCTTGGACGCAGTCGatgatgttttcaacactTTGCAGCTACCCCGTGTCAAGGACTGGAAGAGGCAGGGTGGTTTGTTGGGCGTTGGCCAGTCAGACTACATGGCTGAGCCCAATTTGTGGACTGAGGACCAGCTCCAGCTGAGCAACGATGATCTACACCCCAACGTTAGAGAGCCAATTATCGATCAGCTTGAAGTGTCTTCTGGGATTCGGTACTAG
- the RTN1 gene encoding Rtn1p (similar to uniprot|Q04947 Saccharomyces cerevisiae YDR233C RTN1 reticulon gene member of the RTNLA (reticulon-like A) subfamily), whose protein sequence is MSSNELLYWRNPVETGKVFGGILVSLLVMKKVNLITCLLKVMYTIMLTTASVEFLSKLFLGQGMVTKYGLQSCPDAVGFLKPRIEAALNAIPPRQAQLRKLVMAQSPKCTFKAAGILYVLHKLFSVVSLWTALFVGTILTFSLPLIYKSYQKEIDATVAQGVEAGKQHASALQSTVCEKASPYVKQLDEKLGPVSGFVKSKLPATRVGGSNITAESTTTKLAADVPFEKPAPAKTSASAFPAATSHIPTETPLASADAASAPATAKTSSADFPSVPSTDFSKIQATEQINETVKDATTGISHSTDPLKEL, encoded by the coding sequence ATGTCCAGCAACGAACTACTGTACTGGAGAAACCCAGTCGAGACCGGAAAGGTCTTCGGTGGCATTCTAGTATCGCTACTTgtgatgaagaaggtcAACCTTATCACCTGCTTGCTGAAGGTGATGTACACAATAATGCTAACCACAGCCTCAGTGGAATTCCTGTCAAAGCTCTTCCTCGGACAGGGGATGGTGACCAAATACGGGTTGCAATCTTGCCCTGACGCCGTTGGATTTCTGAAGCCTCGCATTGAGGCCGCGTTGAACGCAATTCCCCCAAGACAAGCGCAATTGCGCAAGTTGGTCATGGCGCAGTCTCCTAAGTGCACTTTCAAGGCCGCCGGTATTCTGTACGTTCTGCACAAGCTGTTCAGCGTCGTTTCGCTGTGGACAGCCCTGTTCGTGGGTACCATTCTGACTTTCTCTTTGCCTTTGATCTACAAGTCCTACCAGAAGGAGATCGACGCCACTGTCGCCCAGGGTGTTGAGGCCGGAAAGCAACACGCCTCCGCCCTACAGTCAACAGTCTGTGAGAAGGCCTCTCCATACGTGAAGCAATTGGATGAGAAGTTGGGCCCTGTGTCTGGCTTTGTCAAGTCCAAACTACCAGCTACTAGAGTTGGCGGCTCCAACATCACTGCCGAGTCTACCACCACCAAGCTGGCTGCCGACGTCCCATTCGAGAAGCCTGCTCCAGCCAAGACTTCTGCCTCTGCATTCCCAGCTGCCACTTCCCATATCCCCACTGAAACCCCATTGGCCTCTGCCGatgctgcttctgctccTGCCACTGCTAAAACCTCTTCTGCTGACTTCCCTTCTGTCCCTTCTACTGACTTTTCTAAGATTCAAGCCACAGAGCAGATTAACGAGACTGTGAAGGATGCCACCACCGGTATCTCCCACAGCACCGATCCTCTCAAGGAATTGTAG
- the LYS4 gene encoding homoaconitate hydratase LYS4 (highly similar to uniprot|P49367 Saccharomyces cerevisiae YDR234W LYS4 Homoaconitase catalyzes the conversion of homocitrate to homoisocitrate which is a step in the lysine biosynthesis pathway): MLRFARTFSSSRHVLRGQNMTEKIVQAYAVGLAEGKKVGSGDYVSIQPAHCMSHDNSWPVALKFMGLGASKIRNPRQIVNTLDHDVQNNTEKNLTKYKNIENFAKKHGVDFYPAGRGIGHQIMIEEGYAFPLNLTVASDSHSNTYGGIGCLGTPVVRTDAAAIWATGQTWWQIPPVAQVELKGELPHGISGKDIIVALCGIFNNDQVLNHAIEFTGDSLEKIPVDYRLTIANMTTEWGALSGLFPVDKTLINWYNNRLHKVGPNHPRINQQRIDDLVEKSKSLKADNDATYAKKLVIDLNTLTHYVSGPNSVKVSATVQDLSQQNIKVNKAYLVSCTNSRLSDLEAAAHVVCPTGDLNKVNKVAPGVEFFIAAASSEVERDAKASGAWEKLLRAGCKTLPAGCGPCIGLGTGLLEPGEVGISATNRNFKGRMGSKDALAYLASPSVVTASALLGKIGSPAEVLREQEPSFSGVKASVEDTQSQAKEGATASDKGPVEMLEGFPSVITGELVLCDADNINTDGIYPGKYTYQDDVTREKMAQVCMENYDAEFQTKVNAGDIVISGYNFGTGSSREQAATALLAKGIDLVVSGSFGNIFSRNSINNALLTLEIPALIEMLRAKYRDAPKELTRRTGWFLKWDLPNSTVIATEGSLDGPVVLEQKVGELGKNLQEIIVKGGLEGWVKSQL; the protein is encoded by the coding sequence ATGCTGAGGTTTGCGCGTACTTTTTCATCCTCCAGGCATGTCCTGAGAGGCCAAAATATGACCGAAAAAATCGTACAGGCTTATGCTGTAGGTCTGGCGGAGGGAAAGAAGGTTGGATCCGGTGACTACGTCTCGATCCAGCCTGCCCATTGTATGTCTCACGACAATTCATGGCCTGTAGCTCTCAAGTTTATGGGTTTAGGTGCGTCGAAGATCAGAAACCCAAGGCAGATCGTCAACACATTGGATCACGATGTGCAGAATAACACGGAGAAGAACCTAACAAAGTacaaaaacattgaaaacttcgCCAAGAAGCACGGCGTTGATTTCTACCCAGCTGGCCGCGGGATCGGCCATCAAATTATGATCGAGGAAGGCTACGCCTTCCCTTTGAACCTTACTGTGGCTTCGGACTCTCATTCCAATACCTATGGTGGTATCGGCTGCCTTGGTACTCCAGTGGTTCGTACCGATGCTGCTGCCATTTGGGCTACCGGCCAGACTTGGTGGCAGATTCCTCCCGTTGCACAGGTGGAGCTCAAGGGTGAGCTTCCTCACGGAATCTCAGGAAAAGACATCATCGTTGCTTTGTGTGGtattttcaacaatgaTCAAGTACTGAACCATGCAATCGAATTTACCGGAGACTCGCTGGAAAAGATCCCTGTAGACTACAGACTGACAATTGCCAACATGACCACCGAATGGGGTGCTCTTTCGGGGCTGTTCCCTGTAGACAAGACCTTGATCAACTGGTACAACAACAGGCTTCACAAAGTGGGTCCAAACCACCCAAGAATCAATCAACAGAGGATCGACGATCTAGTCGAAAAGTCGAAGTCCTTGAAAGCGGATAACGATGCCACTTATGCGAAAAAACTAGTAATCGATTTGAACACATTGACTCATTACGTGTCTGGCCCTAACAGCGTCAAGGTCTCCGCAACTGTGCAAGATTTGTCGCAGCAAAACATCAAGGTCAACAAGGCTTACCTAGTGTCTTGTACGAACTCACGTCTGAGCGACTTGGAGGCTGCCGCTCACGTGGTATGCCCAACTGGTGACTTGAACAAGGTCAACAAGGTTGCTCCAGGCGTTGAATTCTTTATCGCCGCCGCGTCGTCTGAGGTTGAGAGAGATGCCAAGGCCTCTGGCGCCTGGGAAAAACTGCTCCGTGCTGGTTGCAAGACGTTGCCCGCCGGCTGCGGCCCCTGTATTGGACTGGGCACCGGTCTGTTAGAGCCCGGCGAGGTTGGCATTAGTGCTACCAACCGTAACTTCAAAGGTAGAATGGGGTCCAAAGACGCTTTGGCATACCTGGCTTCACCATCAGTTGTGACCGCCTCTGCCCTTCTCGGTAAAATAGGGTCGCCTGCTGAAGTGCTAAGAGAGCAAGAGCCTTCTTTCAGCGGTGTGAAAGCGTCGGTAGAAGACACACAATCCCAAGCCAAAGAGGGTGCTACTGCTTCTGACAAGGGACCAGTTGAAATGCTGGAGGGCTTCCCTTCTGTTATCACAGGTGAATTGGTACTCTGCGACGCCGACAACATCAACACTGACGGTATTTACCCTGGTAAGTACACCTACCAGGACGATGTCACGCGCGAAAAAATGGCACAAGTGTGTATGGAAAACTATGACGCCGAGTTCCAGACTAAGGTCAATGCTGGAGACATTGTCATCAGCGGCTACAACTTCGGCACAGGCTCTTCTAGGGAGCAAGCGGCAACTGCATTGCTGGCTAAGGGCATCGACCTTGTTGTTTCAGGCTCCTTCGGAAACATCTTCTCCAGAAACTCCATCAACAACGCCCTGTTGACATTGGAAATCCCAGCCTTGATAGAAATGTTGAGAGCCAAGTACCGTGATGCTCCTAAAGAGCTCACTAGAAGAACTGgttggtttttgaagtggGACCTACCTAACAGTACCGTCATTGCTACTGAGGGCTCTTTAGATGGCCCTGTCGTGCTCGAGCAAAAGGTTGGAGAATTGGGCAAGAACCTACAGGAAATTATTGTTAAAGGCGGTCTTGAGGGCTGGGTTAAATCTCAACTGTAA
- the HEM3 gene encoding hydroxymethylbilane synthase (similar to uniprot|P28789 Saccharomyces cerevisiae YDL205C HEM3 Phorphobilinogen deaminase catalyzes the conversion of 4-porphobilinogen to hydroxymethylbilane the third step in the heme biosynthetic pathway localizes to both the cytoplasm and nucleus expression is regulated by Hap2p-Hap3p) → MTEEHSAKSEHQIVRIGGRKSKLAVIQSHEVKDLIEREFSQYSCTVRALKTLGDQVQSKPLYSFGGKAVWTKELEDLLYEKDKEKRIDLIVHSLKDMPTLLPDGFLVGAIIKRVDPTDCIIMAKESPYKTLDDLPDGSVVGTSSIRRSAQLKRKYPKLVFESVRGNIETRLSKLDDPITPFSCIVLATAGLLRVKLAHRITQRLDSSVMYHAVGQGALGIEIRSDDPWIAGILQKINDKETAICCFAERSLMRTLEGGCSVPIGVESNYDDTTKQLCLKAVVVSVDGTEAVEDEYTMTIEDMRQDAIICGQQLAHKMIKNGAKDILDRINLDKIDQ, encoded by the coding sequence ATGACGGAAGAGCACTCAGCCAAGAGCGAACACCAAATTGTTCGCATAGGTGGAAGAAAATCGAAGTTAGCTGTCATTCAGTCCCATGAGGTCAAGGACCTTATTGAGCGGGAGTTTTCTCAGTACAGCTGCACCGTGCGCGCGCTGAAAACGCTCGGTGACCAGGTACAGTCGAAGCCGCTGTACTCATTCGGCGGTAAAGCTGTTTGGACCaaagagctcgaagatCTTCTATACGAGAAAGATAAGGAGAAGAGGATAGACCTCATTGTTCATTCTCTGAAAGACATGCCAACCCTTCTTCCCGACGGTTTTCTTGTCGGTGCAATTATCAAACGTGTGGACCCCACCGATTGTATTATAATGGCCAAAGAGAGCCCCTACAAAACTCTCGACGACTTACCAGACGGAAGCGTGGTGGGCACGTCTTCAATCAGGAGATCCGCGCAGCTTAAGCGTAAATATCCCAAGTTGGTGTTTGAAAGTGTCAGAGGTAACATTGAGACTCGGTTAAGTAAGCTGGATGACCCGATTACGCCTTTCTCTTGTATTGTTCTGGCTACTGCAGGTCTGCTGAGGGTGAAGCTGGCCCACAGGATAACACAAAGGCTGGATTCTTCTGTAATGTATCACGCAGTGGGGCAGGGTGCCTTGGGAATTGAGATACGGTCGGATGACCCTTGGATTGCTGGAATCTTGCAAAAGATCAATGATAAGGAAACTGCCATCTGCTGTTTCGCCGAGAGATCTCTAATGAGAACCCTAGAGGGTGGCTGCTCGGTGCCAATCGGCGTTGAGAGCAACTACGATGATACCACAAAACAGTTGTGTCTCAAAGCCGTTGTTGTGAGCGTTGATGGCACTGAGGCCGTCGAGGACGAGTACACAATGACCATCGAAGATATGCGGCAGGACGCAATCATCTGCGGCCAGCAACTCGCTCACAAGATGATCAAAAACGGGGCCAAAGACATCCTCGACAGGATTAACCTGGACAAAATCGACCAATGA